The sequence TTCAACTCTATTTGCTGTAGCTTCTATTCTCGAAGGAGTGAGTATATTTGACATAAAatacacatttgaaaaaaaaacatgtttgttattgcaattttttaaaaatattttgatgatagTGTGTTGGATAGaaattttataaagaattaAATACAAGCTGAAGCCAAACTCTTACAGCAATGGATTGATGATAAAAGGCTACGgttttcaaacttaaaaaaacaagctcaaatttatattttatctaaggtttaaaccaaaaattaaataattaaaaaaagtgttatgTGTCTTGATgtccagttaaaaaaaattaacagattaatgatggtatttttttttaattttcaggtTACATACATCAATGGGTCTCCCCAGAACACATTTGTACCAGGTGCCCTTGAATTAGCCAATAAGAAGAAAGTATTTATTGCTGGTGATGACTTTAAGTCAGGACAGACAAAACTCAAGTCAGTTCTTGTTGACTTTCTAGTCAGTGCTGGAATCAAGCCGGTTTCTATCGTTAGCTATAACCATCTTGGAAACAATGATGGTAAAAACTTGTCAGCTCCACAAACATTCAGGTCAAAAGAGGTTAGTATAATTTAATACTTCAAGTACTTTTACCAACAttaattcttattttgttttgggTGGAATACTGAAAATTctaaaactaaagaaaaaacaaaaaaagacgcATGGGTATGATTAACAACGCGACAAATATCCAACAGAAAATGAAGAtaagaataaaagaataattttaatttgtttgttcagTTTTGGATGCTGttgttttatacttttgaaTAAGCAAAAAAAGGTTAATTCTGTTaactttatcaaatgaaaactaCTGTAAACACATAGTGTCAAAAGATTTGAACAACCTTTCGAAAAAAACCTGATGCacactaaaaaaataatcttcGAAGTTTGCAATATTTGCAGATATATAACTATTTGAAGAAGAAACAAATATCCAAATAACATTTCAGAATTCCTAAtggttatttataatttcagattTCCAAAAGTAATGTTGTCGATGATATGGTTGACTCTAATGATATTCTCTATCATGACAAGAAGAAGCCTGATCATTGTGTGGTCATCAAATACGTACCTCATGTAGGAGACAGCAAACGTGCAATGGACGAGTATACGTCAGAGATAATGATGGGAGGATCCAATACCTTGGTGATTCACAACACTTGTGAAGATTCGTTGTTAGCGAGTCCTCTTATAATAGACCTAGTCATTATTGCTGAAATTTGTGAACGAATTCAGTTCAaaactgaaaatgaaaacaactttcAAAGCTTTAATAGtgttttgacaattttgagTTATTTATGTAAAGCCCCGTTGGTACCCGCAGGAACACCAGTCGTAAATGCCTTGTTTAAACAAAGGTGCTGTATCGAGAACATATTCCGGGCTTGTATCGGATTAGCTCCCCTTAATAACATGATGTTGGAATACAAACACCAGACAATTGCAAATCCTATTCAGCGTGACAACTCTTCTTCTATAATTGCAATGAAGAAAACTGCTCAAATAAATGGTGCATCaggaaaacaattaattgtatCTAAAAGTGACAGTGACACCGAttgtgaaaaatgaaaacaaacaaacaaacaaaacaaaagtgttGTCAAAATGTgaatgaaagtggcattaaaaagccaaaaatgGTTCTTCGTTTGGAACAAGACGAAGTTAAATTGTTCCATATTTCTGCCTTTGAATTCATGTGGAGGGGCTCTATCtctgtattttgttgttttagcATAAGCAATATTGCATATCAAACATAAATACAATCTTTAAAGTTAAATGTTACTGAACAAATATTACAAGTTACcgatttttaaatcttttatttttttttatcctctCGTATATCcctttgaaaattcaaaagtatatctttttaagatgttaaaatttattttccacATTCATCAAtcagttcttttgtttttgattaataaataatttgtcaaagACCATCTGCATTTTATTAGATATGgatttgaaatcataattacATACTCATTAGAATctttactatttattttagtATAGTATTTATAATTTGCTGTTTACACATGTTAATGAtgtttaagaataaaaataaatattgtcttATATATTCCTTTCATGCAAGTGATATGTGCATTCATTGATTAAAACGTGTAAAAAACAACTCTGCTACCAGGACATGAGATGAAAGTAATTGTGTGTTAATATAGACATATGATATTCTCTAGGTTAACTACAACAGGTCAAGAAATGTAGTTCCATAATCTTATGGTGCCTGGGAAGAACTAGTCCTGGTAAAGCTGCATTCTTGCAAAAGGAACAAGAAATCTTTCAAAATTGGTTGAGTCCTCTTAAAGGTTGCTGCTGTTGAAATTAAGCAAGATGTTGGTATTGCAACAATGTGGTCGACTATGCGGAATATCATTATGACTATGTTCAAAGATCTACGTTTTGTAGGGTTGGCCATTGCAGTTAGTGTACTATGTTTGCTACGCTGGTGGTTCGGTGGTAGTCACCAGTTACACATATTGCTGCCCTACGTTGTACCATTTCCAGGTTTTGAATACTTTtggcaaaaagtaaaatcacaaaaatacttaactccgaggaaaattcaaaacgaaaagtccctaatcaaatggaaaaatcaaatgataaaacacatcaaacgaattgacaactgtcatatttctgacttggtacaggcattttggaaaatggtggattgaacctggttttatggcgctaaacctctcacttgtatgacagtcacataaaATTCCTTTACTTGGCAGTGTGTGGATCCCAAATGATTCTGGTATACTCCATCTGTGGTCTGACAAGGATCGTGAAGCAGAGTTCCTTAGTTTTGCGTGGGCATTGGTATATATTTCTctgcgaaaaaaaaaccttggtgTTATTggcctttttttatttcgtagTCTATGTGAGTACTTCAGTTCAGTTTTTGATGAATGTTTGCTTCCAGATATTTTGCGGATTCGACGTCCTCTTAAACGTGGACATGGTCGTATAGGGTTTCTCTTGTTTGTAATATGTATAACTTGGTATTTGTTAAAAAGGAATTCCTTAAGCCAGTTATTCGTATGCTTATATGGTCTCTATATGTTCTTTGGGAAGGTCTGTGTCCGTGTTTGTGTTGGTTCTCTGTACAGGACGCAGTCATTGGCAAAAAGTCTAACTGATAATTGCTGACTGTGTAATCTGGTAGGTCGTTTATGTACAGTAGGAATAAAGAACTTTTGGAAGCGGGAATAGGGAAGCCTTGTTGGCCCAAAGAAGAAGAAAATCCATAACAAACGgcacagaaaaaatattactatCACATTAAGGAAAACCCTAAAGTTAACAACATGGTTAATTAAAAAGTGAAACTAGTAATTCGAGAACATTTTATCCATCCCTctagataaacaaaatatgataaagtaCAAGATCTTTACCCGccaaaaatcagaaaaattgggattttgaaaaatatttctgcTGCAATTATTACCTGGACTAGGTCGTACAACTATATCATCAACCTTGCAGTTGCTAAAATTCCACAGAACCTGcctaaagaaaaacaaaaatgaaactttATCGGAATGTTGATTAGGACGCGATTTCTTTTCCATACAGACTGTTATTGGTTCGGTTTTAAAAATctgagtgttttttttatagaaaagatAAGGGAGATTGCACTGTCTCCGTACAAAACaaagacaataaaatacattacATTTATCTGATTGAATCAACACATTTCTGGTGCCATGGAtgttttttctcattttctataaaaaaaaattattgggGATGTGGGTGGGGGCGATTTGGATTTAACTGACCTTTTTCATTCTCTTACACAAAAGCAAGATTTTTGATAGGATCTGTTCCTAATCCGGGTTACATGCTCATGAAGACAAGAATAAGTTAATATCGTTACAATCATGTTAATGGTGGCTTTAAAAATTCGTTCATATTTTTGGACCCATCATTTACATAAACATTGCTAAAGTTATATTATCACtttataatataacatttttttgtgtacgTTATTGATGAATAAAGAATATCATACGTCTTTTTCACTATCCCATCTTTATCAACGTGAGATAATAATATAATCCCAAGAGCTCTGCAACAAAATCCCAACAAAGTGAAAGTCCAGTTATGTTTTGGTATTTCGTTGACCATGGTTCACTTTGGGTTTCACACAGTCATGTATGTGCCAAGATCTTCAGTACGTTAAGTTCAAATTAATATTTGGTTATCTTCATTTAAATATGTCAATATTTATGGACAATATAACACAAGTATAGTTAAACTGCAATGAAGAAGTACGTAATGCCAgacatcataaaaaaacatgtagtAAAGAATTACACATTcagtctcttttttttttctttaggtctATTTATTGGTCTtttaaattttgccattttgctgtcagtttattttcgactaatGCGTTTGAATGTCCATATGGTATCTTTGGACCGTCTCTTTTACATCATAtcagtaaaaaatgtttttcgttTACATTTCTCATACATGTTGCATTAAAAAGTTGTACAtgattaaaaacatacaaaatgaagGTAAATTGtcacatttaaaatacaatagaatttattaaaaatacatgtttatctTATCAGATCCAATAATCAATAGATctagaaatatatttgtatatttttttgtgtcagCAGTTTGGACAAAtagttaaatcacaaaattatTGAACTCTAAGGAAagttaaaaaaggaaagtccctaatcaaatggcaaaatcaaaagaatcaaacacatcaaacaactgtcatgttcctgacttggtataggtaTTTTCTTATGCCGGTAGAAAACGATGAACTAACCCtagttttaaagctagctagacctctaacttgtatgacagtcgcatcaaactATACTATATTGACAACCATGTGTgaacaaatcaaacagacatataaataggtaaacatgtaaaaaaaaaaaaaaaggaaaaaaaagaggTACAGCAGAcgacattgtgttataatcttaatcactataaaaacaaacaaatatgtaacaaagaagcacaatatGGCATATAGACcaagcatattagcaaaaattaaagacaaaaatacacaaattcaccatagaacaataacacaatgacggcaagaatacaaaaataatttacaattgcAACAATAAAGGGATGTATatgtacagagccacgtcatatgtatccATGAAAACcgaaaggcatatagacaaagcacattagcaaaaatgaaagacaagaatacgaGAATTTgcatagtacaataacacaatgacgggatgtacaagtactgagccacgtcaaatggatatcaataATACGATTTGTATATTAACCCTCAACTTCGAATTAACTGAAACtgtttttgttagtttaaacGTGAACATTATGTGAAATACCGACTCATAGAATCGCCACCTCGACTGTTTGGTTTTGGCTTCTTTCCGCCCTTTTTATTAATGAGAACGTGCGTAGTATGACGCACTAACTTtctaaatatattaatttcatgcatattcaggacgagaataTTGGAGGAAATGGgttcaattttaattgaatataaacTGATAAATTTGTTTAGCACAACCctaattgtatttttaaaagaacaaacaattacaaaatcactatattaaatgttttatattcaaGTATTGGTTTGTaattacatacaaaaaatctgaatatttcatttttgctttatactaatctaaaaataaaaaaataaaggtaaatactttCATAGGTTGaattcaagggagataactgaaTTGTCAAACTTTCGGATATTTaaaacatccagtggcaaatatatcaaGCATGTGACTTATTGTCTAGTGATAAATGTGTTTGTGCAATACAATACTCAGTTGGCAATAACGAAACAGCATAATCATACAAATTCGGCTGTTAAAGGAATACAATTACAGCTGATATGGGTATCTGAatccatgatttttttcatttgaagtgCATTGCCGTATATGTATCAACATCCATACTAGCGCAGTAGCGGGCCTCTTCTGGTTCAGAGTATTCGTAACACGTGAGATTTTTCTATACCTCTACCTAACCTTTCTCACATGACATTTTAGCAAAATGAAATGACTTTAATACCAATTTCGTAACACTAATCTATTTACACAATTGAAACCTATGGTCAGGTAACATTTCATTCCGATTTAAGTTTAGACGATGCCCCAACCCCTCCTCACTGCAAGGCTTCAAAGCAAACTAGAGCTcgagaactagaggctctaaataGCCTgcgtcgctcaccttggtatatgtgaattaaacaaaggaagcagacagttcatgacaaaatcgtgttgaggtgattgtgatgtgtttgtacatctttctttactgaacattcttgctgcttacaattatctctatctataatgaacttgtccgtgtagtttcagtggaaaattttagtaaagatttacaaattttatgaaaattgttaaaaattgattataaaggacaataacttcttagggggtcaattgaccattttggtcattttgacttatttttgagtcttaaattgctattcattattgttgtttacagtttatctttatctataataatattcaagataataacccaaaacagcaaaatttccttaaaattaccaatttaggggcagcaacataacaacgagttgtccaattcatctaaaaatttcagggcagatagatctttaccatataaacaattttaccccttgtcagatttgctctaaatgctttggtttttgagttataagccaataaccagatgcttcgcagggcgtagctttatacgactgcagaggttgaaccctgaacagttggggcaagtatggacacaacattcaagctggattcagctctaaatttggattgtgattaaatagttgacacagcataggtttctgacacagaatgaatgttttctaatgaacttaaaatttttgttttctcttagagcaattcactatgctgttcaatattaatcctctcaaaaaaatgtttgaagaaattttctttttatttatgaaatttcaaatgagaaaaattgaacccaattttttaatcacatccccctttcccttattccaaaactaatctcaattaaaatattctaatggagtttgcaacaataactactcatttaaatacatcataaaatattaggatgtaaaaaaactgcttgttatcactgaatggtaaagattatttaaatttatcagttggtagtaaaaagtgaatatacattgtatattatatataacaaagatttaagttgattctggacaaagaaagataactccaattaaaaaaaaatcttgcaataagatatttcttgcttactatttaagaaagataactctaattaaaaaaaaattctatttcacaatattgtgaaattagatatttcttgccattgcacaatactgtgcaattgaaaagacttgctattgcacaatacttaatattttaatataataattttagatcctgatttggaccaacttgaaaactgggcccataatcaaaaatctaagtacatgtttatattcagcatatcaaagaggcccaagaatttaatttttgaaaaaatcaaacttagtttaattttggacccttaggaccttaatgtaggccaatttgaaaacgggaccaaaaatgaagaatctacatacacagttagatttggcatatatcaaagaaccccatttattcaattttgatgaaatcaaaaaagtttaattttggacccagatttggaccaacttgaaaactgggccaataatcaagaatctaagtacatttttagattcaacatatcaaagaacccaaccgattcattttttgtcaaaatcaaactaagtttaattttggaccctttggaccttaatgtagaccaatttgaaaacgggaccaaaattgaagaatctacatacacagttagatttggcatatcaaagaaccccaattattcaattttgatgaaatcaaacaaagtttaattttggaccctttgggcccatttttcctaaactgttgggaccaaaactcccaaaatcaataccaaccttccttttatggtcattaaccttgtgtttaaatttcatagatttctatttacttatactaacgttatggtgcaaaaaccaagaaaaatgcttatttgggtccctttttggcccctaattcctaaactgttgggaccttaactcccaaaatcaataccaatcttccttttgtggtcataaacattatgtttaaatttcattgatttctatttacttaaactaaagttattgtgcgaaaaccaagaataatgcttatttgggcccttttttggcccctaattccttaactgttgaaaccaaaactcccaaaatcaatcccaacctttcttttgtggtcatcaaccttgtgtcaaaatttcatagatttctattaacttaaactaaagttatagtgcgaaaaccaagaaaatgcttatttgggccctttttgacccctaattcctaaaatgttgggaccaaaactcccaaaatcaataccaaccttccttttatggtcataaaccttgtgttaaaatttcatagatttctattcacttttactaaagtaagagtgcgaaaactaaaagtattcggacgatgACGAGGACAACAACGACGCAGAccacgacgacgccaacgtgatagcaatatacgacaaattttttttcaaaatttgcggtcgtataaaaactgcatttttcctgtatgttctatttttagccgttttttttttctggctatgtttggtaaaatttggcccagtagtttcataaaagaagatttttgtaaaagttaactaagatttacgaaaaatggttaaaaattgactataaagggcaataactcctaaaggggtcaactgaccatttt is a genomic window of Mytilus trossulus isolate FHL-02 chromosome 1, PNRI_Mtr1.1.1.hap1, whole genome shotgun sequence containing:
- the LOC134718252 gene encoding uncharacterized protein LOC134718252 yields the protein MATIKVNSPNVTYTEEYIESKYDYQTSQVRNGPDGTINVTPVTTQYTFRTERKVPKLGVMLVGWGGNNGCTVTAAILANKHKMSWHTKEGLKHANYFGSITQASTVGLGTGPEGEVYVPMKDILPMVDPNDVVIDGWDISSMNIADSMERARVLDYNLQVQLRPHMKHMRPRPSIYIPDFIAANQEERADNVLTGSKKEQLDRIRKDIREFKEESGVDKVIILWTANTERYSDLIPGINDTSENLLRSIREGEKEISPSTLFAVASILEGVTYINGSPQNTFVPGALELANKKKVFIAGDDFKSGQTKLKSVLVDFLVSAGIKPVSIVSYNHLGNNDGKNLSAPQTFRSKEISKSNVVDDMVDSNDILYHDKKKPDHCVVIKYVPHVGDSKRAMDEYTSEIMMGGSNTLVIHNTCEDSLLASPLIIDLVIIAEICERIQFKTENENNFQSFNSVLTILSYLCKAPLVPAGTPVVNALFKQRCCIENIFRACIGLAPLNNMMLEYKHQTIANPIQRDNSSSIIAMKKTAQINGASGKQLIVSKSDSDTDCEK